One Candidatus Atelocyanobacterium thalassa isolate ALOHA genomic window, TTCCAATTTCTCTATGGTTTTGGATAGATTTAAACGATGAAATTAAAGATTTATCATGGAGTTTTCTCAAGTTAGTACTTGTTTCATGGAGGTGGTCTGTAACTGCCTATAGTGCTATAGGCATTATATTGCGTATTCCTTTTTTCTCTTGCTTAATTTATGCAAAAGCTTTAGGGACTTCTTCGTGTCAAGCTTGGATTGCTGCTCCCGTTAAGTATTGGTTGATTTTTCATAACAACGCAACGCCTGTTTTCTTAGGCTTTATAGGACTTGTAGGATTATCAATATATGCTGCATATTTTATATATTTTGTATTAGTTAGATTAAGCAAACAAGGTAGATTAGCTTTAGAATAATTAGTTAATTTTAAGGTGTAAAATATTTTTAATAAATTTATTATAGTTTTTTCTATTTATCGCTTCGGATTAGAAGCTTCAACAAGAAAATGACTACCGTTTTTTTGATAAACTAAAACTTGCTCATTTTTGATTAAAGAATTACCTGAATAATAAAATCTTAATTCACTTTTATCAGGTAATTCAATAAATAAGATACTCCCTTTTTCATTAGAGACAACTTTAGTTATTCTACCTACTTGATAAGAAGATTTATTGAGATTGACTTTATCTGCTATTGGGTTTTTCTTATGCTGTGTGTAAAGCTCTTCTGTCTTTTGAGCAACAACTATTACAGTAATAAAAAATTGGGAAGTAATTGATATTATCCAAACCAGTAACCAATTCATTAAAGTATCCTCAGTATTGTATTAATTATCATTAGACTCATTGATGAGATATGGTTGTTATTGACTGAATTTAACTATGGCAGTATGCATGGCTATCTAAATTTTTCTTGTTACTTTCAGAAAGTTAACTTATTATTGAATCATCCATAGCAGGGATCTACCTCCATCTCTAATAAGTTTTTCAAAAGGCTCTGAAGGTGCGTTAGAGGGAACAGGAAATGGTTTTAATATTATTCCTTGGGTTCCAAATATAATTTCTCCTATAATTTTGGCACGGCTGATATGATTATTTGATGTTACAAGATAAATACTCTTTATTTTTTGGATTTTTAATTTTTTAATTAAACTCACAAAATTAGTAACTGTATCTTTTGCTCTATAGTCTAAATAAATTCTATTATTGTTAACTCCTGCGTTTGTAAAAATTTTAGTTAAATATTTTTGTGGACCACCTGAAGATATTAAGAGAGGTGAATTAGTATATTTGAGGGCTAGCTTTGCCGCAAAACGCTGTCTTTCCTCATGTCCACCTAATATAAATATAACCTTCGGTTGAATGAAATAATTTTGTAATTGCCTATCAGCAAACAATAAACTTACAGTTAGTAAAATTGTAAAAATAAAAATTTTTATGTTGAATTTAAGAAAAAGATTATTAGAAGACATAGATTATTTATTTTTATTCAACTTTATTAAAGTATTACTATTATTTTATTTAAGATGTTAATTTAGAATAAATAATTAATTTCTTATTTATAAAAAATATTTAATGATGAGTAAAATTGTTGTAGGTTTATCGGGCGGAGTGGATAGTTCAGTAGCTGCTGCGAGTCTGTGTGATCAAGGTTATGAAGTTTCTGGTTTAACTTTATGGTTAATGAAAGGAAAAGGTCAATGTTGTTCAGAAGGAATGGTCGATGCAGCACATATTTGTGAACAATTAAATATCCCTCATTATATCGTAGATGCTAAGGAACTATTTAAAAAAAATATTATAGATTATTTAGTGTCAGGATATAAATCTGGAATAACTCCTTTGCCTTGTTCCCAATGTAACCGCTCTGTAAAATTTAAACCAATGTTAGATTATGCTCAGCAAGAGTTGGACTGCGATCTAATAGCTACCGGGCATTATGCTCGTATACGTTATGATAAGGAAACTGACAAATATAAATTACTGAGAGCAATTGATCCTAATAAAGATCAATCCTATTTTCTGTATGATCTTCCTCAAGATATTTTAGCTAAAACAATATTTCCATTAGGAGAACAAACTAAAGAAGATACCCGTCGTATGGCTACCGAATTTAAACTTAGAACTGCAAACAAGCCAGAAAGTCAGGATCTCTGTCTTATCGAGTCTTATGGTTCCATGGCATCCTTTTTAGAAAAATATATTAAACCTCAAACAGGAGACATAGTTAACTCAAAAGGTGAAGTTCTAGGTACACATAAAGGCATCCATAACTATACTATTGGACAAAGAAAAGGGTTAGGGATATCATCCTCAGAACCTTTATATGTCTTAAAACTAAATTTATATAATAATCAAGTAGTTGTGGGTAATCGTACTGAAGGATTTCATTCTAGTTGTATTATTAAAGACGTAAATTGGATATCTATATCTAAGCCAGATATCTCTATGAATGTGAAAGTTCAAGTTAGATATCGTTCTCTTGCAGTTTCTGCGACCATAATACCTGTAGAGAATAATCGTTATAAACTAATTTTTGAACAATCACAATTCGGAATCACAGCTGGACAAGCGGCTGTTTTGTATGACGATGATATTGTTCTAGCTGGAGGTATTATTGAGGAAATTGGAGATTAAAATAATTCTGATTCTGTAATGCTAAAATATTTCTAAAAATATAAGCGATTATATTATGAATGCTTTAACAATTATTGTTTCAAACTACTATTCTTATAGTATGTATAACGATTTTAGGTAAAAAATATTAGTCCATTTCAGTTACCTGGGCCAAAATAAAGTATTGAGATTACGTCATCGGTTATGTGATTAATCAGGTAGGTATAATACCTACCTGATTATTACTAATCTTATCAAAACCAAAGTTTTAATCTATTGACAAAACCAATGCTTCTGTTTGAGAAACATGAATATTGTTAGCACTTGCTTGTAAGATTGGGGTACTGATCACTGAATCATGAGCTAAGTTAATTAAAGGATTAGATAAGATTCCTATTAAAGAAGTTGCTACTACAGATAGAACTAGGCCAACTTGCAAAGGCCTCATACCTACCAAGTTCCACCTGACTTTAGGATAATTTTTAACAGCATCAGACATTTCGGCTTCTTCTTTGACAACCATCATTTTTACTACACGAATGTAATAGTAAATAGATATAACACTAGTAATTAATCCTAATAAAACTAGACCATAAAGTTCAGACTGCCATCCAGCCCAGAAAATATAAATTTTGCCAAAAAATCCTGCTAGAGGAGGTATACCACCGAGAGACAGTAAAGATATACTAAGACACAAAGTCAATAGGGGATCTTTTTGGTATAGTCCTGCATAATCACTAATTTTATCTGTTCCAGTTTGGAGAGAGAAAAGAATTACTCCACTAAAAGCTCCTAAATTCATAAATAAGTACACTAGTAGGTAAAATAGCATACTAGAATATCCAGTATCTGTACCTGCAATTAGACCTATCATTATAAATCCCGCTTGAGCAATTGAGGAATAGGCTAGCATTCTTTTCATACTAGTTTGAGCCAAAGCTACTATATTCCCCAAAATCATACTCATGATAGCTAAGGCAGTAAAAATTAAATGCCACTCATCCGTTATGGAGGAAAAAGCAGTTACTAACAAGCGAATAGCTAAAGCGAAACCAGCTGTTTTAGATCCAACAGAAAGAAAAGCAACTACTGGCGTAGGTGATCCTTCATATACATCTGGAGTCCACTGATGAAAAGGAACTGCAGATATTTTAAATCCAATACCAGCAATCATGAATACTAAAGCAACTGCTAGTTCCAGAGAAGAACTATGACTACTACCTATAAAACTACTAGATATAGAGCTGAGAATTGTTTCTCCTCCTGATATCCCATAAAGGAGAGAGGCTCCATAAAGAAAAATAGCCGTGCTAGAAGCTCCTATTAAAAGATACTTTAAAGCTGCTTCATTAGAACGGGGATCTCGTTTCATATATCCTGTCATTAGATATGAGGAAATACTTAACATCTCCATAGAAATAAAAATCATTACCAGTTCATTAGCACCAGAAAGAAACATGCCTCCAAGCGTAGCTGTTAGCATGATGACAATAAATTCTGCTAAAGGTGTTCCTGTCTGTTCTACATATCGAATAGACATAGAAATAGTAATAATTGTAGATAAAGCAATAATTGCTCTAAAAATAATACTTAAATGATCCCCATTAAAGCTTCCTAGGAAGCTTATAGTAGAAGGGTTGTTCCAATTAATGCAAAGAGAAATTAATGAAGCAAACAAGCCAATTATTGCTCCATAAGGAAGCCATATCCTGGCGTTACGTCCTCCAATTAAATCTCCAACGAGAATCGAGATTAAAGTGATAATGACAATTCCTTCAGGAAGAATTGTTCCAGCATTCAGTTGGCTGGCAATATTGCTAGAAAAGTCCATAAGTTAGTCAGTAACAAAGGTTCGCAAAAGATACCTAAGCCATTAAACTTGAGATATCTGTGTTTGATGAGATAAACGTCCTTCTGCAATCATAAGATATAGGAGTAAAATCATGCTAGTTTTTATATTAGTAATCATGTCCTAGAAAAATTATTTTGATGTCATTGTTATTATTTTTTATGAATAATTATTGATTTTATATATTTTTAGAGTTTTTATCTTATACAAAGATAGCATTTTGACCATCTTTCTAATTCATGTAGAGAAGCTGGACGTTTACATTGTGGACAAACTGAAAAAGACTTTAATCTTTTTTTGATGACTTTAGTCCATCCTGTAAAAGCTTCTTGAGGTGTTTGATTTTTTTCTGTAATAATTTTTTTATCAAATTCATATGAATCATTATGAGAGAAAAAACATTTTTTTTTCTGTTCACTTAGATTAGAACAAGAAATTTTTTTACCAGACCATTTAGCTGAGGAAAAATGAAGCTTATCTATCGGATTGTCTGATAGTTGCTGATTAATTTTTTTCAGTAAGGAATATTTCTGAAATGACAGTTCTTGAGACCATCCTGAACTTGAAGTTGTAATATAGACAATATTTTGATTAATAGATAATATACTTGTATTAGTTAATGTGTTATTCGTAACTACATTTTTCCATATGTTACATACTTCTAAGTATCTATGATAATGAGTCCAATGTTCTTTTTTTATTAGAGATTCTAATGGTTTATTCAGTAAAGTAAATGCCATCTTAAAAAAATTAGTAAATATAGAAATATTTTTGTTTTAATCTATTAGAAAAAAGATTAATTAATAATTTTATACAATATATGTTCATTAAAATATATCTAAATAATAGAATACATATTGATATTACTATTAATAATTTTTTAAAGACAACAAAAAATCTATCAGTTAAATTACAGCAATATTAATTAAATCATCATCTTTACAATGCAAATTTATCTTGACTATAGTTCTACAACACCTCCTCGCCCAGAAGTAGTTACTTATATCAATCAGGTTTGTACTCAAGGCTGGGGTAACCCTTCCAGCACACATCAATGGGGTAAAAAAGCTTCCATGATTCTAGAAAGAGCAAGAATACAAATAGCTAATTCAATCAAAGCTAATGACATAGAATCAATCATTTTTACTTCAGGAGGGACTGAAGCCAATAATTTAGCCATTTTAGGTACAGCTAAGCAACATAAAAGAAGACAACATATTATTATTTCGAGTGTTGAACATTCATCAATTAATAAGCCTATAAAATTTTTAGAGACTCATGGGTGGGAAATCACTCGTTTACCTGTAGATTATCAAGGTAAAGTTAATCCTTTTGATCTAAAAGCTGCTATCAGAAAAAATACTGTTCTTATTTCTATAATTTATGGACAAAGTGAAGTAGGAACTCTACAGCCCATTAAAGAATTATCTGAAATTGCAAAAAGTTATGGCATTCTCTTTCATACAGATGCAGCACAAGCAATTGGTAAATTAGCTATCAATGTTCAAGATTTAAATATTGATTTACTATCTTTCTCAGCTCATAAAATTTATGGAACCCAGGGTATAGGAGCTTTGTACATACGTCCAGGAAGTATAGTTTCTCCCTTATTCCATGGAGGAGGGCAAGAAAAAGGAATACGTTCCGGAACTCAATCTTTAGCTACCATTGCTGGTTTTGGATTGGCTACAGAATTAATTTGTAGAGAGATGATTGAAGAAAGCAATAGACTAATGCAGTTACGAAACCAATTATTCAAATATATGTCTGATTATCCATATTTGATTGTTAGTGGGGATAAAAAATATCGCCTTCCCCATCATGCAAGTTTTATCTTTTCAAATTTATCAAAAAACCAAAAATTGAAAAAGATCACTGGTCAGACTATAGTTCGTCATATGAATTTAGCAGGTATCGGTATTAGCGCTGGATCAGCTTGTCATAGCGGTAAATTAATTCCTAGCCCAGTGCTATTAGCTATGGGTTATTCTGCGAGTGATGCAGTAAGTGGAATTCGTTTAACTTTAGGTAAAAATACTAGTAAAGATGATATTACTTGGACAGCTATTGTGTTAAAACAAATTCTTAGTCGTCTTCTTTCTTAAATTATATTATTATATTTTCCCTCCAATCATTACATTGTTGATACGTAAGCTTGGTCCTCCGCAACCGACAGCCAGGCCATTTTGACCATTTTTACAACAACCTCCTGATTCATCCCAATAAAAATCATCACCAATTGCTTCAATATTTCCTAATGTTTTAAATGTATTTCCTGATAATGTAACATCTCTTATTGGTTCGGAAATTTGGCCATTCCTTATCATCCAAGCCTCACCTGCACTAAAAGTATATATTTCTCCATTTGTCATTCCGCCTAACCAATTTTTTGCATAAATCCCTTGCTTGATACCATCAAATAAATTTTTAACTGGAGTCTTGCCACGTTCAATCCAAGTATTAGTCATTCGAACTAAAGGAGGATAATAATAATTTAAACAACGTGCATTACCAGTAGGACGTTCATTTAGTTTTCCCGCAGTTTCACGAGAGTGAAGTCTACCAACTACCAAACCATCCTCAACTAACTGAGTAGTTGTGGCTGGAACTCCTTCATCATCATAAAAGTAACTTCCTCGATGTCCTTGAGGTGCTGCTCCATCAAAAATCTGTAATATTTTAGGTCCAAATTTTCTTCCTAAACCTACTACTTTTAAAAGATCAGGATTTTTACAAAACATATCAGCTTCTGAAAAATGTCCAAAAGCTTCATGTACAAATAATCCAGTTAATACTGGATCTATAACAACTGTGTAATGTCCACCTTTTACTGAAGGTATAGCTAAAGAATTTACAGCTCTTGTCGCTGCACTTCTGACTTTTTTATCTAATCCAGTTAATTTATCATAGCCTTCCCTTGATCCAATAGTTTCTCTCCCAATTTTTAAATTTTCACCATTTTGTGCAATTGCCGAAAATCTCATTTCAATATCAATCCAAGATTGATCAATCATTGTTCCTTCAGACGTTGCTATGATTACGTTATGAGAGCTGTCATTATAGCTAACTGAAGTATTTTTAATTAGATGGCTTACACTTTGCAAGATATCGTTATATCTATGACATAATTCTTTCTTTTCTAGTAAACTAACTTTAAACGGATTACGACTAGTTAAAGGAAGTTCACATGTAGTTTGAATAGGAATAACTGGTGCAAGAATAGTTCTGTTTATTCCTACTAGAATTGCTGCACTAACTGCTTTTTCTATACTTTGAGATAAGTGAGAGAAAGAGTTAAAAGAGGCAAAACCCCATCCTCCCTTGTAACAAGCACGTACCTGCCCCCCTTTTGAAATAGTTTCATTAAAATTTTCTGTTATGTTTTTTTCTAATCGAATATTTGTTCCTTTAGAAGTCTCAAGTCTAATAGAGAGATAATCAACACGGTTAAGATTTTTGGCTATCAGATCAGACAGTATGCTTTTATAATTATTAATATTAGTCATAGCTATAAATATATTATCTGTTAGAATAATCTGCTGAGTTATTATTTTTTATTCTAAAAATTATATAAATAACTATATAAAAGAATTAAGTCTTTGAATTAAGTGTGAACTATAAAGTTAAATAAAAGTTATTTTATACACTAAATTAATTTTTGGAATATATAAATATCCATAGTTTAAATAATCATGTAATATCAAAAAATAAAATTTTTATTATCTAATTTTGTTTGGTATCTCTAATACAGGCCTATTCAATGCGATTGTCAAAGCCTGATTTTGATTTTTTTGAACATAATGATGAAATACAAATCCATCTTGTAACCAAATAGTCCCAAATATCATAGCCATAGTACCCAGACCACTAAGAATCGTATTAATTTTTTTACGCTTTTGAGAATCAATTTTATAAAAAATATTTTGAGATAAAGTAGATTTAGAACTAATACTAATATTTATAGGTCTAGAAATAACAAAGGTTTCTCTTTTAATTCGCAATAATATCTTATACGACCTATTAAAATTTGGATCAGTATCTAACCAATATTCAATTGCCTTAATCTCTTGTGACGTTACTTCACCATCAACATAAGCACTAAGCAATTCGAAACGCTTAGACTCGTCTTTTAAATTATTACAATAATTTGTTATTAATTTTTTCTTATATTCAGAATTAGAAACCATTGCTAACCTCCCTATATATAAACCAAGAACTTTGGTTGCAGAGATGGAGATTAATATTAGTACTCTTGTAATATTCTTTATTAATTAAGAATAAAACAATAATAAGACCAAAATTAATCAATATATTTTTGTAAAACAGTTTGAAGCTTTGCTCTAGCTCTAGCGATCCTTGATTTAACTGTTCCTAGAGAAACTTCTGTCATTTCTGCAATTTCTTCATATGCTAAACCTTCTATTTCACGAAGGACTATAGCGACACGAAATGCTTCTGGTAGACCAGCAATCGCAGCTTGTAAACGGTCATAAAATTCACGAGTTGCAAGATTATCATCAGGACTTGGATAATCTGAAATAATATCCCATTCTATTTCTCCATCATCTACTCTTCTAGGCGCATCTAGAGACATGGGATGACGCACTCGTTTACGCTTCCTAAGCTCATCATAGAATAAGTTTGTTGCAATGCGACTCAGCCACCCTCTAAACTTTACTGGTTCATTAAGCCTTTTAACATTTCTATAGACACGAATCCAAACCTCTTGAGCTAGATCTGCACGATCTTGCCAATCAGGTGCTAAATGGTAAAGAACTCTATCAACATGAGATTGGTAGCGATTTAGTAATTCAGTAAATGCTCCTCTATCAGGCTGAGAACCTTTCTGACATAAGATAATAAGATCATAATTGGAGAGTTTTTCCGGAGGCACTTTAGATTGATATTTTTGCCATTGGCTAAATAGTCCAGGTGCCGAAATTGCTTGACTCATAACTTTACCCAAGATATATCTGTTTACCCCTGATATTCCTTACCAAAGGACGTCAATTAATTAAAATAGTTCCTTAAGTTTCAGTGTCTTAAAATATTATAAGCATAATTATTAATAATATAGAAAATTACTAATTATGCTTACAATATTAGTATTGTAAGCATAATTAGTAATTTTTATTAACTTTTACATTTTTTATTAACTTTTACATATTATTATTGTGTTTTTGAATAATTAAATTAGGTCCATATTATGTATTTCTTTAAGTATCAAGGTTTAGGTAATGATTTTATTTTAATTGATAATAGAAGTAGTTCTGAACTTTTGTTATCCTCTGGACAGATACTAAAAATGTGTAACCGTCATTTTGGAATTGGAGCTGATGGAGTTATTTTTCTTTTATCTGGAGATAAAGTTAGCGATTATGGCATGCATATTTTTAATTCTGATGGTTCAGAGCCAGAAATGTGCGGCAATGGAATTCGCTGCCTAATAAGTTTTATCAGCAATTTAGAAAATTTTGAACAAACTAATAAAATCTATAGGATAAAGACATTAGCAGGTATTATAAAAGCCGAACTACAAACTCAAACACAAGTAAGAGTGGAAATGGGGACTCCTCTATTTTTAAATAAACAGATTCCTACAACTTTAAGCGATAAAGATAATACAGTTATTAATTATCCATTAGAGATAGAGAAAAAAAATTGGTTAGTTACTTGTGTCAATATGGGTAATCCTCATTGTATTACATTTGTCGAAGATACTAACCTGATTAACTTGGAAAAATTAGGCCCACTATTTGAATATCATTCTGCTTTTCCAGAACGTATTAATACAGAATTTATTGAAATTGTACGTCCTAACCACTTAAAGATGCGAGTTTGGGAAAGGGGAGCAGGGGCTACTCTTGCTTGTGGAACAGGTGCTTGTGCATCAGTAGTTGCTGGAGTTATAACTAATAGAGCTGAACGAGTATGCACTGTTGAGTTGCCTGGAGGGAATCTTTTGATTGAGTGGGTAGAAGATAGTAATAAAGTATACATGACTGGTAGCGCAGAAAGAGTTTTTATAGGAGAATACAATCAATAAACTACATTCCATAAACCTAGTTAAATACTACTTAATAGAAAATTAAAATTATTATTATTTAATAAATTTTTATCAGAAAAGAAGTATCTTTGTCTGCTCTTCCATAAATGAATATATAGAAAATAAAACTAATAATTTTAAACATGTTATTTATCAATTATTTTAAATTAATAATTATTATCTTTAGTGTATTTATGTCAAAATCATCTACATTGAGTGCGCAAGAGAATGAATTTATAAATTCTTTGTCTTCACCTCAAATTCATCCTTTACCAATCACTTTAAAGGAGTTAAACGATGAGATTTCTTTAGATAGTTATTTGGAGAAAGTTAAAAGTAATTCGATAGGATATCTTGTATGGTCTAGACTTCCAGTCAAAATTTATATAGATGAAGAAAATCATACAAATAATTATAGAATATCTATTGAACAACTAAGAGTTAATCAATGGATCAGTACTGTTAAAAAAGCAATTTTTGAATGGAGTGCTTATTTGCCCATAGTAGAAATTTCCAATATCGAACTTGCAGAAATTGTTATTTCAAGAGCTGAACCACCGTTAAATACAGAGAATAATTCAAGCAATAAGAATATAACTACAATAAAGGCAAAAACAGCACAAACTAGCTATAAATTTCATATTTGCAACAATATACTACTTCATCAAATGATGATACATATTAGTTCAAATTTAGGAGAAATTTCTACTTTATCTGCGGCACGACATGAAATTGGACATGGAATAGGTATTTGGGGACATAGCACGGACGAAAAAGATGCTCTTTATTACTCCTCAAATAAATTTCTTGCTCCCATATCTTTAAAAGATATTAATACATTAAGACAAGTATACAAAAGACCTACTCGGATAGGATGGAAGGTATTTAATAGTGAATAATTAATTATAATGCAACTATAGGGTATGTATATTTTTTTATATAATAAAACTTCTAAAGCTTAAATATTAACGTAGATAATCTTTACTCATGGAGTAATTAAATAATAAATTTAAGTTAATATCGGTGTAGAGTTACTATAAAAACTATTGTAATGACATTATTAATTACACCAATTCGAGTTCCATTCTGATTCTGCTTTTGCCTGAATATATTCTTTCTTAATTTTTTGATATTTTTTCTGTACTTGATTTAGTTTTTCAGTTTGCTGACTAATTTTTTTTCTTCTAAAGCTTAATTCAGAATCATTGAATTCAATATCGGATAGTTTTAAATGAAGCGTAGATATTTTTATAACGGAAGGTTCTTTAGAATTTTTTCCCCCTAATTCTGATATCTTATTACTTGCATTTTCTTCTACTAGTAAATTAAGGATATTAGGATAACTTTCTGATAAAAATCTTTTGTCTTCAACTTTTGATCCTATTTCAAATAAATGAGATGTTGAATAGTTAGAAATAATTTTGTTCTGTTTTAATCTATTATTAATTTCTTGAGAAAAATTATTTAAAGTTATTTGAATTCCTTGTTCAATACCTCTACACCATTTAATTAAATCTTCAGGATTGATAATTTTATCTTCATCTTTATCATTTTTATCTAATTTATTTGTAAACGATAGTCTTTTTCTCTTATCTTGAAACTGTTTTATATTGTCTTTTTTATAAGGAAACAAATATTTTGATATTTCTCCCACCACTACCTCTGAAGATATAGGTTGCGGGACAGTCATATATGATAGAAATTGAAATTCAGAGCTTTTACATAGTTCTTTAATTTTTTCTTGTAGCTCTTTTCTCTGACTATTAGATAACTTTAAAAATAATTTAGGATAAATATGAGTACAAATTTGATAAACTGCTAATATTAATTGCTTATTTGATGTAGAACCTAATAATTTTAAGTAAT contains:
- the mnmA gene encoding tRNA 2-thiouridine(34) synthase MnmA, with amino-acid sequence MSKIVVGLSGGVDSSVAAASLCDQGYEVSGLTLWLMKGKGQCCSEGMVDAAHICEQLNIPHYIVDAKELFKKNIIDYLVSGYKSGITPLPCSQCNRSVKFKPMLDYAQQELDCDLIATGHYARIRYDKETDKYKLLRAIDPNKDQSYFLYDLPQDILAKTIFPLGEQTKEDTRRMATEFKLRTANKPESQDLCLIESYGSMASFLEKYIKPQTGDIVNSKGEVLGTHKGIHNYTIGQRKGLGISSSEPLYVLKLNLYNNQVVVGNRTEGFHSSCIIKDVNWISISKPDISMNVKVQVRYRSLAVSATIIPVENNRYKLIFEQSQFGITAGQAAVLYDDDIVLAGGIIEEIGD
- a CDS encoding cysteine desulfurase family protein; the protein is MQIYLDYSSTTPPRPEVVTYINQVCTQGWGNPSSTHQWGKKASMILERARIQIANSIKANDIESIIFTSGGTEANNLAILGTAKQHKRRQHIIISSVEHSSINKPIKFLETHGWEITRLPVDYQGKVNPFDLKAAIRKNTVLISIIYGQSEVGTLQPIKELSEIAKSYGILFHTDAAQAIGKLAINVQDLNIDLLSFSAHKIYGTQGIGALYIRPGSIVSPLFHGGGQEKGIRSGTQSLATIAGFGLATELICREMIEESNRLMQLRNQLFKYMSDYPYLIVSGDKKYRLPHHASFIFSNLSKNQKLKKITGQTIVRHMNLAGIGISAGSACHSGKLIPSPVLLAMGYSASDAVSGIRLTLGKNTSKDDITWTAIVLKQILSRLLS
- a CDS encoding sigma-70 family RNA polymerase sigma factor translates to MSQAISAPGLFSQWQKYQSKVPPEKLSNYDLIILCQKGSQPDRGAFTELLNRYQSHVDRVLYHLAPDWQDRADLAQEVWIRVYRNVKRLNEPVKFRGWLSRIATNLFYDELRKRKRVRHPMSLDAPRRVDDGEIEWDIISDYPSPDDNLATREFYDRLQAAIAGLPEAFRVAIVLREIEGLAYEEIAEMTEVSLGTVKSRIARARAKLQTVLQKYID
- a CDS encoding TldD/PmbA family protein; amino-acid sequence: MTNINNYKSILSDLIAKNLNRVDYLSIRLETSKGTNIRLEKNITENFNETISKGGQVRACYKGGWGFASFNSFSHLSQSIEKAVSAAILVGINRTILAPVIPIQTTCELPLTSRNPFKVSLLEKKELCHRYNDILQSVSHLIKNTSVSYNDSSHNVIIATSEGTMIDQSWIDIEMRFSAIAQNGENLKIGRETIGSREGYDKLTGLDKKVRSAATRAVNSLAIPSVKGGHYTVVIDPVLTGLFVHEAFGHFSEADMFCKNPDLLKVVGLGRKFGPKILQIFDGAAPQGHRGSYFYDDEGVPATTTQLVEDGLVVGRLHSRETAGKLNERPTGNARCLNYYYPPLVRMTNTWIERGKTPVKNLFDGIKQGIYAKNWLGGMTNGEIYTFSAGEAWMIRNGQISEPIRDVTLSGNTFKTLGNIEAIGDDFYWDESGGCCKNGQNGLAVGCGGPSLRINNVMIGGKI
- a CDS encoding DUF3177 family protein; its protein translation is MENLWFQPLIWIDYRLAIIYAITIPAILTILAFLQRIDSIGRLLVIYWRVSSLLLITIYLLIPGWNGGNGSFEILCTHLGFITAILARILIPISLWFWIDLNDEIKDLSWSFLKLVLVSWRWSVTAYSAIGIILRIPFFSCLIYAKALGTSSCQAWIAAPVKYWLIFHNNATPVFLGFIGLVGLSIYAAYFIYFVLVRLSKQGRLALE
- the dapF gene encoding diaminopimelate epimerase, with protein sequence MYFFKYQGLGNDFILIDNRSSSELLLSSGQILKMCNRHFGIGADGVIFLLSGDKVSDYGMHIFNSDGSEPEMCGNGIRCLISFISNLENFEQTNKIYRIKTLAGIIKAELQTQTQVRVEMGTPLFLNKQIPTTLSDKDNTVINYPLEIEKKNWLVTCVNMGNPHCITFVEDTNLINLEKLGPLFEYHSAFPERINTEFIEIVRPNHLKMRVWERGAGATLACGTGACASVVAGVITNRAERVCTVELPGGNLLIEWVEDSNKVYMTGSAERVFIGEYNQ
- a CDS encoding DUF721 domain-containing protein; the encoded protein is MAFTLLNKPLESLIKKEHWTHYHRYLEVCNIWKNVVTNNTLTNTSILSINQNIVYITTSSSGWSQELSFQKYSLLKKINQQLSDNPIDKLHFSSAKWSGKKISCSNLSEQKKKCFFSHNDSYEFDKKIITEKNQTPQEAFTGWTKVIKKRLKSFSVCPQCKRPASLHELERWSKCYLCIR
- a CDS encoding YdcF family protein, which gives rise to MSSNNLFLKFNIKIFIFTILLTVSLLFADRQLQNYFIQPKVIFILGGHEERQRFAAKLALKYTNSPLLISSGGPQKYLTKIFTNAGVNNNRIYLDYRAKDTVTNFVSLIKKLKIQKIKSIYLVTSNNHISRAKIIGEIIFGTQGIILKPFPVPSNAPSEPFEKLIRDGGRSLLWMIQ
- a CDS encoding anti-sigma factor family protein; this translates as MVSNSEYKKKLITNYCNNLKDESKRFELLSAYVDGEVTSQEIKAIEYWLDTDPNFNRSYKILLRIKRETFVISRPINISISSKSTLSQNIFYKIDSQKRKKINTILSGLGTMAMIFGTIWLQDGFVFHHYVQKNQNQALTIALNRPVLEIPNKIR
- a CDS encoding NAD(P)H-quinone oxidoreductase subunit N, which codes for MDFSSNIASQLNAGTILPEGIVIITLISILVGDLIGGRNARIWLPYGAIIGLFASLISLCINWNNPSTISFLGSFNGDHLSIIFRAIIALSTIITISMSIRYVEQTGTPLAEFIVIMLTATLGGMFLSGANELVMIFISMEMLSISSYLMTGYMKRDPRSNEAALKYLLIGASSTAIFLYGASLLYGISGGETILSSISSSFIGSSHSSSLELAVALVFMIAGIGFKISAVPFHQWTPDVYEGSPTPVVAFLSVGSKTAGFALAIRLLVTAFSSITDEWHLIFTALAIMSMILGNIVALAQTSMKRMLAYSSIAQAGFIMIGLIAGTDTGYSSMLFYLLVYLFMNLGAFSGVILFSLQTGTDKISDYAGLYQKDPLLTLCLSISLLSLGGIPPLAGFFGKIYIFWAGWQSELYGLVLLGLITSVISIYYYIRVVKMMVVKEEAEMSDAVKNYPKVRWNLVGMRPLQVGLVLSVVATSLIGILSNPLINLAHDSVISTPILQASANNIHVSQTEALVLSID